From Denitrovibrio acetiphilus DSM 12809, the proteins below share one genomic window:
- a CDS encoding hydrogenase small subunit, giving the protein MLSRRDFLKRCRDISAVVFGAEVFGAQIAEGFMKIQSADRPQLVFIQGQSCTGCSTSLMYGNETDFIDFIMKLVRVQVHPNLSLSQGNGYLNMLDEVTSAGGHILVLEGSIPAEMKKACMLGEEPLYDALKKHLEKASAVVASGSCSCFGGIPASGANETGAIDIVQYMRETGISKPLIKIPGCPVHPDRLMGTVAYILGAGKMPDMEDGIPVQYFGDLIHNNCTRFQYFSQDIYLEDYAKDKHSCLLKKGCRGTITKSDCALRRWNGGVNVCVESNAPCVGCINEKWPFKENIYLKFRTFEIADFQLKS; this is encoded by the coding sequence GCAGAAGTTTTCGGAGCACAGATAGCAGAGGGCTTTATGAAAATACAGTCCGCGGACAGACCGCAGCTTGTCTTTATTCAGGGGCAGAGTTGTACCGGGTGCTCTACATCGCTGATGTACGGGAATGAAACAGATTTTATAGACTTTATAATGAAGCTGGTTAGAGTGCAGGTTCACCCTAATCTTTCATTAAGCCAGGGCAATGGCTATCTGAATATGCTTGATGAAGTTACATCTGCCGGGGGGCATATTCTCGTTCTTGAAGGGAGTATTCCGGCAGAGATGAAGAAAGCGTGTATGCTTGGGGAAGAGCCCCTCTATGATGCCCTTAAGAAGCATCTCGAAAAGGCATCTGCTGTTGTTGCCAGTGGTTCCTGCTCATGCTTTGGCGGCATTCCGGCATCCGGAGCGAATGAAACCGGTGCAATAGATATCGTACAGTACATGCGCGAGACAGGCATAAGTAAACCTCTTATTAAAATTCCAGGCTGCCCTGTTCATCCTGACAGGCTTATGGGGACTGTTGCTTACATACTCGGTGCTGGGAAAATGCCGGATATGGAAGACGGTATACCCGTTCAGTATTTCGGTGACCTTATTCACAACAACTGCACAAGGTTTCAGTATTTCTCTCAGGACATTTACCTTGAAGACTATGCAAAGGATAAGCATTCCTGCCTGCTTAAAAAAGGCTGTCGGGGGACGATAACAAAATCTGACTGTGCTCTTCGGCGATGGAACGGCGGCGTGAATGTGTGTGTTGAAAGTAATGCACCGTGTGTCGGCTGCATAAACGAGAAATGGCCGTTCAAAGAAAATATATATCTCAAGTTTCGCACCTTTGAAATAGCAGATTTTCAATTGAAATCCTAA